In one Terriglobia bacterium genomic region, the following are encoded:
- the tal gene encoding transaldolase, whose protein sequence is MKATRQLHDLGQSLWLDNITRGILNDGTLQRYISELSVTGLTSNPTIFDHAIKNGDFYDDAIRCKAVEGKSGETLFFELAVEDLARAADLFRPVHDRTVGVDGWVSLEVSPLLANDTAGTIRAAAQLHGRAQRPNLFIKIPGTPQGVPAIEESIFGGVPVNVTLLFSATQYLAAAEAYMRGIERRIGAGLDPRIDSVASLFVSRWDVAVHDTAPPALHNRLGIAIARRTYREYRGMLASPRWRTLAAAGARPQRLLWASTGTKDPDASDTLYVEALAAPDTINTIPERTLAAFADHGRVKGVLPLDGGDAEAVLAEFTRVGVNDAALAAQLQREGTASFDKSWKDLLDRLAAKRALLAQRDRTTEGKP, encoded by the coding sequence ATGAAGGCGACACGACAACTGCACGATCTCGGTCAGAGCCTCTGGCTCGACAACATCACCCGCGGCATCCTGAACGACGGCACCCTGCAGCGCTACATCAGCGAGCTGTCGGTGACCGGACTGACCTCCAACCCCACGATCTTCGACCATGCCATCAAGAATGGCGATTTCTACGACGATGCCATCCGCTGCAAGGCAGTGGAGGGCAAGTCGGGTGAGACGCTGTTCTTCGAGCTCGCCGTGGAGGACCTGGCGCGCGCCGCCGACCTCTTTCGGCCCGTGCACGACCGAACGGTCGGCGTGGACGGCTGGGTGTCGCTCGAGGTGTCGCCGCTCCTGGCCAACGATACCGCCGGCACCATACGGGCGGCGGCCCAGCTGCACGGCCGAGCCCAGCGTCCCAATCTGTTCATCAAGATTCCAGGCACGCCCCAAGGCGTTCCCGCCATCGAGGAGTCGATCTTCGGCGGTGTGCCGGTGAACGTGACACTGTTGTTCTCCGCGACGCAGTACCTCGCGGCGGCCGAAGCCTACATGCGGGGCATTGAACGGCGGATCGGAGCGGGCCTCGATCCACGGATCGATTCCGTCGCCTCGCTCTTCGTGAGCCGCTGGGACGTGGCGGTGCACGACACCGCGCCGCCGGCGCTGCACAATCGCCTCGGTATCGCGATCGCCCGGCGCACTTACCGGGAGTACCGTGGCATGCTGGCGTCGCCGCGCTGGCGCACGCTCGCTGCCGCCGGCGCCCGGCCGCAGCGCCTCCTATGGGCCAGCACCGGGACCAAGGATCCCGATGCATCGGATACGCTCTATGTCGAAGCGCTGGCGGCTCCCGACACCATCAATACGATCCCCGAGAGAACTCTCGCGGCCTTCGCCGATCACGGCCGCGTGAAAGGGGTGCTGCCCCTTGACGGCGGTGATGCCGAAGCGGTGCTCGCGGAGTTCACGCGGGTCGGTGTGAACGACGCGGCGCTCGCGGCTCAACTCCAGCGCGAGGGTACCGCGTCGTTCGACAAGTCGTGGAAGGATCTCCTCGATCGTCTGGCAGCGAAGCGCGCTCTGCTGGCGCAACGGGATCGCACCACCGAGGGCAAACCATGA